In the Ipomoea triloba cultivar NCNSP0323 chromosome 6, ASM357664v1 genome, one interval contains:
- the LOC116023301 gene encoding E3 ubiquitin-protein ligase UPL1-like — protein MKLRRRKSIEVPPKIRSFIRTVTGTPLENIEEPLKGFTWEFDKGDFHHWVDLFNHFDSFFEKHIKPRKDLQLEDSFLEPDSPFPREAVLQVLRVIRIILENCTNKHFYSSYEHHLSALLASTDADVVEACLQTLAAFLKKTIGKYILRDALLKSKLFALAQGWGGKEDGLGLVTCALQSCSDSIASELACTLHFEFYATDESPNELTSAKLPAQGLQIIHLPNINTRQESDLELLNALIVEYRVPPSLRFSLLTRLRYARAFCSPAAREQYTCIRLYAIIVLVQACSDIDDLNSFFNSEPEFINELVTLLSYEDTVSEKIRILSLLSLVALCQDRSRQPSVLTAVTSSGHRGILSSLMQKAVDSVVSHSSKWSVVFAETLLSLVSVLTSTSSGCSAMREAGFIPTLLPLLKDTDPHHLHLVSMAVNVLEAFMDFSNPAAVLFRDLGGLDDTISRLKLEVSQVEDGSKLQSANSDLENSEPSGSQVVTGTSSESDNSHVLYSDVLIAYHRRLLMKALLRAISLGTYAPRTTACIYGSEESLLPHCLCIIFKRAKDFGGGVFSLAATVMSDLIHKDPTCFPVLEAAGLPTAFIDAIMDGVICSGEAITCIPQCLDALCLNNNGLQAVKDRNALKCFVKIFTSKAYMRALTGDIPSSLSSGLDELMRHTSSLRGSGVEMVIEILTNITNIGLKPESVTSSNDAPSCSIPVPMETDTEDKSAAMLDDKDAHKDGSADVPELCSNSLSLETESFLPECISNVARLLETILQNSDTCRIFVERKGIEAVLQLFTLPCMPLPNSVGQTVSVAFKNFSPQHSASLARAVCSFLREHLTLTNDLLLSVGGTQLAQVEGATRTKVLRSLSSLEGLLSLSSFLLKGSTSVVSELGTADADILKDLGKAYREVQWQISLCCDSRMDEKKNVEVDPHSADASLSNVIGRESDDDTNASSIRYMNHVSIRNNSRSQWGADHDFLPVVRSSEFFNRRSRHGLACIRGRASRHLECLQADSEVAARVSETSAQEVKKKTPDVLVLEIIKKLVCSLRSFFTALVKGFTLGRRRTEHGSLHSASKSIGTALAKLFLEALGFSGYPNSAGPDLYLSVKCRYLGKVVDDMVSLTFDARRRTCYATLVNNFYVHGTFKELLTTFEATSQLLWTLPCSVPTSSAAAEKGDEESKLSHGSWLLDTLQSYCRMLEYFVNSSMLLSSSSTSQAQLLVQPIAVGLSIGLFPVPRDPEVFVRMLQSQVLNVILPIWNHPMFPTCGAGFVTSTIMLMTHICCGVGDVKRKYDGSSGTANQRSTVPPPDEATIATIVEMGFPRARAEEALRRVETNSVEMAMEWLFSRGEDPVQEDDELARALALSLGGSSETSKTESTEKSMDFLTEEGETKPPPVDDVLAATMKLFQSCNTLVFPLMDLLATLCNRNKGEDRAKVISYLIQQLKLCPFEFSKDTSALCMISHTIALILSEDVNAREIAAQNGVVSVVLDVLMNFKAKVEFGNELLIPKCLSAMLLILFNLSQTRPKFSGDGTEKTQGESLPGSSEGHTSSLVLEALMEKKSAAASQAYETGAGLERIFGKPTGYLEIEDSCQVLSLACDLIKKHAPPMVMQAALQLCARLTKVHALAMQFLEDGGIAALFGLPRRCFFPGYDTLVSAIIRHLLEDPQTLQMAMEMEIRQTLNGNRNAGRVSVKTFLTSMAPVICRDPDVFLKAAHTVCQLESLGGRSFVVLSKDKDKDKEKEKEKGRVSGAEFGGSSNECPRISENKALDESGKCFKGHKKVPVNFSQVIDHLLEIVSTFPADKGEENCLGINTMEVDEPTIKVKGKLKVDETQKVELDVVTEKSARLAKVTFVLKLLSDILLMYAHAVGVILRRDIKMCQHRESNSLENPPHGIIHHIVHQLLPLSVDKSAGPDEWRDKLSEKASWFLVVLSGRSNEGRRRVINELVKSLSSFLNWGNNSSSNTLLPDKKVLALVDLAYSILSKNSSSSSLPSSGCSPDIAKSMIDGGVVQCLSGILQAIDLDHPDAPKVVNLILKALESLTRAAYASEQLFRSDVLHKKKSSGMSDRSIDHMNTTSASQSADDAGNSRQDGVPDTGSGQQQPETQNNCDSNPNQLMEQEMRTEEEETSTANPTLDLGMGYMRDEMEDGGILSNTQQIGMPFHDENRVHDDMGEEDEEMGDDGEEEDDDDGDEEDEDIAEDGTGLMSLADTDVEDHDDTGFGDEYNDVVDEEEDEFHENRVIEIRWREALDGLDHLQVLGQPGTGGGLIDVANEPFEGVNVDDLFGLRRPFGIERRRQTTRNTFDQSTIEGAGLQHPLLSRPSHSSESIPLWSSVGNSSHNLEALSGGTFDVSRFYTFDSPVHSYDNAPSSVFGDRLSVGDRLSGTVPPFTDFSVGMESLLLSGRRGPGDGRWSDDGQPQAGGQASTVAEMVEEHFISQLNRAVLTNSPAEMVTRNTGLSESQQADVLVVGDSQHVLEGPNNDVSCGNDQHHENGDDISQPGEVQSCGGVNLEVIASQEGERPEAHDPAMNSMEVTEANGTGTELFEITPDLPSQSVSCQGDLSAPNMPPIDGGHEMPIAPDSQPDDNGLLISGEAVHDSIMHPTSLVQENSDIDMTGADTDGTLHPISSSENQEDPSSRQNVDEVQDSHQTNETNLHNEDPIANGIDPTFLEALPEDLRAEVLASQLAQPAQPPSHAPPTAEDIDPEFLAALPPDIQAEVLAQQRAQRIAQQAEGQPVDMDNASIIATFPADLREEVLLTSSEAVLNALPSPLLAEAQMLRDRAMSHYQARSLFGGNHRLNGRRNGLGFARQTVMDRGVGVSIGRRASTSLSQSLKLKELEGESLLDANALKALIRLLRLAQPLGKGLLQRLLLNLCAHGRTRGILVRLLLEAIMPETGSSTTNSQRLYGYHSNVICCRSQFTGLPPLVLRRILEIFTYLATNHTAVSDLLFYFDPLLAPECSDLKRSNNKKGKEKMVIGGDSSNSFISSNGDVPLVTFLKLLSQPVFTRSIAHLEQVMGLLRVIVYTAASKLDSHSHSEIVRPPAESSTGNEMESDNQKSPLDAKSLQDDHSACPERQVSDGHKSLNYHDIFMRIPHSDLHNLCTLLGDEGLSDKVYMLAGEVLKKLASVAAPHRKYFILELSELAKKLSTSAVTELITLRNTHMLGLSTGLVAGAAILRVLQTLCSLSSTSTRDNGDTTKDEEWDEHATMWKLNVALEPLWEELSECIGTMEADLAQSNFSSVMSNINIGEHINGPASVSRPLPPGTQRLLPFIEAFFVLCEKLQAKNSIMQQDLVHATAREVKESAGTSFPLPMKSSMDSLKRVDGATTFVRFAERHRRLLNAFVRQNPGLLEKSLSMMLRAPRLIDFDNKRAYFRSRIRQQHEQHLSGPLRIGVRRAYILEDSYNQLRMRPTQELKGRLNVHFQGEEGIDAGGLTREWYQLLSRVIFDKGALLFTTVGNNATFQPNPNSVYQTEHLSYFRFVGRVVAKALFDGQLMDVYFTRSFYKHILGVKVTYHDIEAVDPDYYKNLKWMLENDVSDIPDLTFSMDADEEKHILYEKTEVTDFELKPGGRNIRVTEETKHEYVDLVADHILTNAIRPQINSFLEGFNELIPGELISLFNDKELELLISGLPEIDLEDLKCNTEYSGYTVASNAVQWFWEVVKNFNKEDMARLLQFVTGTSKVPLEGFKALQGISGPQRFQIHKAYGAPERLPSAHTCFNQLDLPEYASKEQLRERLLLAIHEASEGFGFG, from the exons ATGAAGTTGAGGCGAAGGAAGTCAATTGAAGTG CCTCCAAAGATTAGATCTTTCATCCGTACTGTTACTGGTACTCCTCTAGAGAATATAGAAGAACCTTTAAAAGGTTTTACTTGGGAGTTTGACAAG GGTGATTTTCATCACTGGGTTGATCTCTTCAATCACTTCGATTCTTTTTTTGAGAAACATATCAAACCTAGGAAGGATTTGCAACTTGAAGACAGTTTTTTGGAACCTGATTCTCCATTTCCAAGGGAGGCTGTTCTCCAGGTCCTCCGCGTCATAAGGATAATACTTGAAAACTGCACCAACAAGCACTTCTATAGCTCTTATGAG CATCATTTGTCAGCGCTGCTTGCCTCCACCGATGCAGATGTTGTTGAGGCATGCTTGCAAACTCTGGCTGCTTTTCTGAAGAAAACGATTGGGAAATACATCTTAAGAGATGCTCTTCTTAAGTCCAAGTTATTTGCTCTTGCACAAGGTTGGGGTGGTAAAGAAGATGGCCTTGGATTAGTTACATGTGCTCTACAGAGTTGCTCTGATTCAATTGCCAGTGAATTAGCTTGCACTCTGCATTTTGAGTTTTATGCAACAGATGAATCTCCCAATGAATTGACTTCTGCCAAATTGCCTGCTCAAGGTTTACAAATCATTCATTTGCCAAACATTAACACCAGACAGGAATCGGATCTTGAGCTTTTGAATGCTCTAATTGTAGAGTACAGAGTTCCTCCCAGTTTGAGATTTTCTCTTTTGACAAGATTGAGGTATGCAAGAGCTTTCTGTTCCCCTGCTGCACGAGAACAGTATACATGCATACGCCTATATGCCATTATAGTTCTTGTTCAAGCATGTAGTGATATAGATGACTTGAATTCATTCTTTAACTCTGAGCCAGAGTTTATTAATGAATTGGTTACACTGTTGAGCTACGAAGATACAGTTTCTGAAAAAATTCGAATTCTGAGTCTTCTTTCCTTAGTTGCTCTCTGTCAAGATCGATCTCGCCAACCATCTGTGTTGACAGCAGTAACATCAAGTGGGCATAGAGGTATTCTTTCCAGCCTCATGCAAAAAGCTGTAGATTCTGTTGTTAGCCATTCCTCAAAATGGTCTGTTGTTTTTGCGGAGACGTTATTGTCACTTGTTTCTGTTTTAACATCAACTTCATCTGGTTGCTCTGCGATGAGAGAAGCAGGGTTTATACCAACTCTTTTACCTCTACTCAAAGACACTGATCCCCATCATTTGCATTTGGTTAGCATGGCTGTTAATGTTCTAGAAGCCTTTATGGACTTCAGTAATCCAGCCGCTGTACTTTTCAGAGACTTGGGAGGTCTAGATGATACCATATCACGTCTTAAACTTGAAGTCTCCCAAGTTGAAGATGGTTCAAAGCTACAAAGTGCTAATAGTGACCTTGAGAATTCTGAACCAAGTGGTTCTCAAGTTGTTACAGGGACTTCTTCCGAGTCAGACAACTCACATGTACTTTATTCTGATGTGTTGATTGCTTATCACCGGCGACTTCTGATGAAAGCTTTATTGCGTGCAATATCCTTGGGAACTTATGCTCCTCGAACAACTGCTTGTATATATGGTTCAGAAGAGAGCCTGCTGCCACATTGCTTGTGCATAATATTTAAAAGAGCTAAGGATTTTGGAGGGGGTGTGTTTTCCCTTGCCGCAACTGTCATGAGTGATCTTATTCACAAAGATCCAACTTGCTTTCCTGTCTTAGAGGCAGCTGGTCTTCCAACTGCCTTCATTGATGCTATTATGGATGGTGTCATTTGCTCTGGAGAAGCTATAACTTGCATACCCCAGTGTTTGGATGCCTTGTGTTTGAACAACAATGGTCTTCAAGCTGTTAAAGATCGCAATGCTTTGAAGTGTTTTGTGAAAATATTTACTTCCAAAGCATATATGCGGGCCCTTACAGGTGATATTCCAAGTTCTCTATCAAGTGGGTTAGATGAATTGATGCGCCACACATCATCTCTTCGTGGCTCAGGCGTAGAGATGGTGATTGAGATCTTGACAAACATTACCAACATTGGGTTGAAACCTGAATCTGTCACCTCTTCTAATGATGCTCCAAGCTGCTCAATCCCTGTTCCTATGGAAACTGATACTGAGGATAAGAGTGCAGCTATGCTGGATGATAAAGATGCACACAAGGATGGAAGTGCAGATGTACCTGAACTGTGTAGTAATTCCTTGTCACTGGAAACAGAGTCTTTCCTTCCTGAATGTATAAGCAATGTAGCCCGTCTCCTTGAGACAATTCTTCAGAATTCAGATACATGCCGTATTTTTGTTGAGAGGAAAGGTATTGAAGCTGTTTTACAGTTATTTACTTTGCCTTGTATGCCACTTCCAAATTCAGTTGGTCAAACAGTGTCAGTTGCTTTTAAGAACTTCTCTCCCCAGCATTCTGCTTCACTAGCTCGAGCAGTGTGTTCGTTTTTGAGAGAGCATCTGACATTGACAAATGACCTTTTACTTTCCGTTGGAGGGACACAGCTAGCACAGGTTGAGGGTGCAACAAGGACAAAAGTTCTGAGGAGCCTTTCTAGCCTAGAAGGTCTCCTATCCCTCTCCAGTTTCTTGTTGAAGGGGTCTACTTCAGTTGTATCTGAATTGGGTACTGCAGATGCTGACATATTGAAGGATCTTGGTAAAGCTTACAGGGAAGTGCAGTGGCAAATTTCTCTCTGTTGTGATTCTAGGATGGATGAGAAGAAGAATGTGGAAGTAGATCCTCACAGTGCAGATGCATCTCTGTCCAATGTCATTGGGAGAGAGAGTGACGATGATACCAATGCTAGCTCTATAAGGTACATGAATCATGTATCTATTAGGAATAATTCTCGCTCTCAGTGGGGTGCAGATCATGATTTTCTTCCAGTGGTTCGTTCCAGTGAATTCTTTAATCGTCGTAGTCGCCATGGCTTAGCATGTATTCGCGGCAGGGCTAGCAGGCATTTGGAATGTTTACAAGCTGATTCTGAAGTTGCAGCACGTGTTTCAGAGACATCAGCACAGGAGGTGAAAAAAAAGACTCCTGATGTTCTTGTTTTGGAGATTATTAAGAAGCTTGTTTGCAGCTTGAGATCTTTTTTCACTGCTCTTGTCAAAGGATTTACACTGGGCCGTCGGAGAACTGAGCATGGATCATTACATTCTGCTTCTAAGAGCATTGGAACTGCCTTGGCGAAACTTTTTCTTGAGGCACTTGGTTTCTCTGGATATCCCAACTCTGCTGGGCCTGATTTATATCTATCAGTCAAATGTCGATATCTTGGGAAGGTTGTGGATGACATGGTATCTCTTACTTTTGATGCCAGAAGACGTACTTGTTATGCCACTCTGGTTAACAACTTCTATGTACATGGGACCTTTAAGGAGCTGTTAACTACATTTGAAGCTACAAGTCAGTTGTTGTGGACACTTCCCTGCTCTGTACCAACATCTAGTGCTGCTGCTGAAAAGGGTGATGAGGAGAGTAAGTTGTCTCATGGTTCCTGGCTGTTGGATACCCTCCAGAGTTATTGCCGTATgcttgaatattttgtcaattctTCCATGCTTTTATCTTCATCCTCAACATCCCAGGCGCAGCTGCTTGTTCAGCCAATTGCAGTTGGTCTCTCGATTGGATTATTTCCTGTTCCAAGAGATCCGGAAGTGTTTGTTCGTATGCTGCAGTCTCAGGTTCTTAATGTCATACTTCCCATCTGGAACCACCCCATGTTTCCCACTTGTGGTGCAGGCTTTGTTACTTCGACTATCATGCTAATGACACACATATGCTGTGGTGTTGGTGATGTGAAACGAAAATATGATGGGTCATCTGGAACTGCAAACCAACGTTCCACGGTTCCTCCACCTGATGAAGCTACTATAGCTACCATAGTTGAGATGGGTTTTCCAAGAGCAAGAGCTGAAGAGGCATTAAGACGAGTGGAAACAAACAGTGTGGAGATGGCTATGGAGTGGCTATTTAGTCGAGGTGAAGATCCTGTTCAAGAAGATGATGAGCTGGCTCGTGCTCTTGCTTTGTCCCTGGGAGGTTCATCAGAAACATCTAAAACTGAAAGCACTGAGAAATCAATGGACTTTTTAACAGAAGAGGGTGAGACAAAGCCACCTCCTGTTGATGATGTCCTTGCTGCAACAATGAAGCTGTTTCAGAGTTGCAATACATTGGTTTTCCCATTGATGGATTTGCTTGCAACTCTTTGCAATCGGAATAAAGGAGAAGATCGTGCCAAAGTGATATCATATCTGATTCAGCAGCTAAAACTTTGCCCATTTGAATTTTCTAAGGATACCAGTGCATTATGCATGATATCACACACCATAGCATTGATTCTTTCTGAAGATGTAAATGCACGGGAAATTGCTGCACAGAATGGTGTCGTATCTGTAGTACTTGATGTCTTGATGAATTTCAAGGCTAAAGTTGAATTTGGAAATGAACTGTTAATTCCTAAATGCTTAAGTGCTATGTTgcttatcttatttaatttgtcACAAACTAGGCCTAAATTCTCTGGTGATGGCACAGAAAAAACTCAGGGTGAATCTCTACCGGGTTCATCTGAAGGGCACACTTCATCACTTGTTTTGGAAGCACTTATGGAAAAGAAATCAGCTGCAGCATCCCAGGCATATGAAACTGGTGCTGGTCTTGAGAGAATATTTGGAAAACCTACAGGATATTTGGAAATTGAAGACAGTTGTCAGGTGCTCAGTCTTGCATGTGACTTGATAAAAAAGCATGCACCACCAATGGTTATGCAGGCTGCTTTACAGCTATGTGCTCGTTTGACAAAAGTCCATGCTCTTGCTATGCAATTCCTTGAAGATGGAGGGATTGCTGCTCTTTTTGGTCTTCCAAGAAGGTGCTTCTTCCCTGGGTATGACACCTTGGTATCTGCTATCATTCGTCATCTTCTTGAAGATCCTCAAACTTTACAAATGGCCATGGAAATGGAGATACGACAAACACTCAATGGAAATCGTAATGCTGGTCGAGTCTCAGTGAAAACATTCTTGACTTCAATGGCACCTGTAATATGTAGAGATCCTGATGTATTTCTGAAAGCAGCACACACTGTTTGTCAGTTGGAATCATTAGGAGGGAGGTCTTTTGTTGTCTTATCTAAAGATAAAGATAAGGACAaggagaaagaaaaggaaaaaggaagagTATCTGGTGCAGAGTTTGGAGGTTCTTCTAATGAGTGTCCTCGTATTTCTGAAAATAAGGCCCTTGATGAATCAGGGAAGTGTTTTAAGGGCCACAAGAAAGTTCCTGTGAACTTTAGTCAGGTTATTGATCatcttcttgaaattgtttCTACATTTCCTGCAGACAAAGGGGAGGAAAATTGCTTGGGCATCAATACTATGGAGGTAGATGAACCTACTATCAAGGTGAAGGGTAAATTGAAGGTTGATGAGACACAGAAGGTTGAATTGGATGTTGTGACAGAGAAATCAGCTAGGCTGGCTAAGGTGACTTTCGTTCTCAAGTTATTGAGTGATATCCTTCTGATGTATGCGCATGCTGTTGGAGTTATCCTGCGGCGGGATATAAAGATGTGCCAACATCGAGAATCTAACTCGTTAGAAAATCCTCCACATGGTATCATTCACCATATTGTACATCAGCTTCTTCCCCTCTCAGTTGATAAATCTGCTGGTCCTGATGAGTGGAGAGATAAGCTGTCTGAAAAAGCCTCGTGGTTCCTGGTAGTTCTGTCTGGGCGCTCTAATGAAGGCCGTAGACGTGTTATTAATGAGCTAGTAAAATCATTATCTTCTTTCTTAAACTGGGGGAACAATTCTTCGAGTAACACTCTATTACCTGATaaaaaggtccttgctttggttGATCTGGCATATTCCATTTTATCCAAAAATTCTTCTTCTAGCAGCTTACCTAGCTCTGGCTGTTCTCCTGATATTGCCAAAAGCATGATAGATGGAGGAGTTGTGCAATGTTTGTCTGGCATTCTTCAAGCAATTGATTTGGACCATCCTGATGCTCCCAAAGTAGTGAATCTGATACTCAAGGCTTTGGAAAGTCTAACGAGGGCTGCTTATGCTAGTGAACAACTTTTTAGATCTGATGTTCTGCACAAGAAGAAGTCAAGTGGTATGAGTGATAGGTCTATTGATCACATGAATACAACTTCAGCTTCTCAATCAGCAGATGATGCCGGAAATAGTAGACAGGATGGAGTTCCTGATACAGGCTCAGGACAGCAGCAACCAGAAACTCAGAATAACTGTGATAGCAATCCAAACCAGTTGATGGAACAAGAGATGAGAACTGAGGAGGAAGAGACTTCTACTGCCAATCCAACATTGGACCTTGGGATGGGTTATATGCGTGACGAGATGGAAGATGGTGGTATCTTGAGTAACACACAACAGATAGGAATGCCTTTTCATGATGAGAACAGGGTCCATGATGACAtgggtgaagaagatgaagaaatgggAGATGATGGggaggaggaagatgatgatgatggggaTGAGGAGGATGAAGATATTGCTGAAGATGGCACTGGTTTGATGTCTCTGGCTGATACTGATGTGGAAGATCATGATGATACTGGTTTTGGAGATGAATATAATGATGTGGTtgatgaagaagaggatgaattccatgaaaatcgagTGATTGAGATCAGGTGGAGGGAAGCCTTAGATGGGCTAGATCACTTGCAGGTTCTTGGGCAACCGGGAACTGGAGGTGGACTTATTGATGTTGCAAATGAGCCATTTGAGGGGGTAAATGTTGATGATCTATTTGGCCTCCGTAGACCTTTTGGCATTGAGCGGCGTCGACAGACAACTAGGAATACCTTTGATCAATCCACCATAGAAGGAGCTGGCCTTCAACATCCACTCCTCTCAAGGCCATCACATTCAAGCGAATCTATTCCTCTGTGGTCTTCAGTTGGCAATTCATCACATAATTTAGAAGCCCTATCTGGAGGGACCTTCGATGTATCTCGCTTCTACACATTTGATTCTCCTGTTCATTCCTATGATAATGCTCCATCTAGTGTATTTGGTGATAGACTGAGTGTTGGTGATAGACTGAGTGGCACAGTCCCTCCTTTTACCGACTTTTCTGTTGGAATGGAGTCCCTACTACTTTCAGGTAGGAGAGGCCCAGGTGATGGCAGGTGGAGTGATGATGGTCAACCCCAGGCAGGTGGTCAAGCTTCTACTGTTGCAGAGATGGTTGAAGAGCATTTCATATCCCAGCTAAACAGGGCTGTCTTGACAAATAGTCCTGCTGAAATGGTGACACGGAATACTGGATTATCTGAGAGTCAGCAGGCAGACGTTCTTGTAGTTGGTGATAGTCAACATGTTTTAGAGGGTCCTAACAATGATGTTTCATGCGGAAATGATCAACACCATGAGAATGGTGATGACATCAGTCAGCCAGGAGAAGTTCAGTCATGTGGTGGAGTCAACCTTGAGGTTATTGCTTCACAGGAGGGTGAACGCCCAGAAGCACATGATCCTGCAATGAATAGCATGGAGGTCACTGAAGCAAATGGGACCGGAACTGAACTGTTTGAGATTACACCAGATTTACCTTCACAGTCTGTGTCTTGCCAAGGTGATTTGAGTGCTCCAAATATGCCCCCTATAGATGGGGGACATGAAATGCCGATAGCACCAGATAGCCAGCCCGATGATAATGGGCTGCTAATCTCTGGGGAAGCAGTACATGATTCCATTATGCATCCTACATccttagttcaagaaaattctGATATTGACATGACTGGTGCTGACACAGATGGCACTCTCCACCCCATATCTTCATCTGAGAACCAAGAAGACCCTTCGTCTAGGCAGAATGTTGATGAGGTCCAAGATTCACATCAAACTAATGAGACTAATTTGCACAATGAAGATCCCATTGCAAATGGTATAGACCCAACCTTCTTGGAGGCACTTCCTGAAGATCTCCGAGCAGAAGTCCTTGCATCACAACTTGCCCAACCTGCTCAGCCTCCATCGCATGCACCACCTACTGCTGAAGATATTGATCCTGAGTTCTTAGCAGCCTTACCTCCAGATATTCAAGCAGAAGTTCTGGCCCAACAACGAGCCCAAAGGATTGCACAGCAGGCTGAAGGTCAGCCTGTGGATATGGACAATGCTTCAATCATAGCCACATTTCCTGCTGACTTGCGTGAAGAG GTGCTTTTGACTTCCTCAGAAGCAGTTTTGAATGCATTGCCATCACCTTTACTTGCTGAAGCCCAAATGCTACGAGACAGGGCAATGAGTCATTATCAGGCACGCAGCTTGTTTGGAGGCAACCACAGGCTTAATGGTCGAAGAAATGGTCTAGGATTTGCTAGGCAAACAGTAATGGACAGAGGGGTGGGTGTTTCAATTGGCCGGAGGGCATCTACATCTCTCTCACAGAGCTTGAAGTTGAAGGAACTTGAAGGAGAGTCACTTCTTGATGCTAACGCTTTGAAGGCACTAATTCGGCTTTTACGACTGGCACAG CCTCTTGGAAAAGGTCTCTTGCAGAGACTATTGTTGAACTTATGTGCACATGGTAGGACAAGAGGAATTTTAGTTCGCCTTCTGCTTGAAGCTATCATGCCTGAAACAGGAAGCTCAACAACTAATTCACAGAGACTTTATGGGTATCATTCCAATGTTATTTGTTGCCGGTCTCAGTTTACTG GCCTTCCTCCACTGGTATTGCGTAGGATTTTAGAGATTTTTACTTATCTCGCCACCAATCACACTGCTGTTTCAGATCTTCTTTTCTACTTTGACCCCTTGCTTGCTCCGGAATGTTCAGATTTAAAACGTTCTAATAACAAGAAAGGGAAGGAGAAAATGGTTATTGGGGGGGATTCATCGAATTCTTTTATAAGCTCTAACGGGGATGTTCCTTTGGTAACTTTTCTTAAGCTCTTAAGTCAACCCGTTTTCACACGAAGCATTGCACATCTTGAACAG GTGATGGGGCTGCTAAGAGTGATTGTCTATACAGCAGCATCCAAGTTAGATAGTCATTCTCATTCTGAAATTGTTAGGCCTCCTGCTGAAAGTTCCACCGGCAATGAAATGGAGAGTGATAATCAGAAAAGTCCATTGGATGCAAAGTCCCTTCAAGATGATCATAGTGCCTGTCCTGAGAGACAGGTATCAGATGGTCATAAAAGCCTGAATTATCACGATATCTTCATGCGGATTCCGCATTCTGATTTGCATAACCTTTGCACTCTTCTTGGTGATGAGGG GCTCTCTGACAAAGTTTACATGCTTGCGGGTGAGGTTCTTAAGAAATTGGCTTCAGTTGCTGCACCACATCGcaagtattttattttagagCTTTCAGAATTGGCTAAAAAATTGAGTACCTCTGCTGTAACTGAGCTCATCACGCTTAGGAATACTCATATGCTGGGCTTGAGCACTGGATTAGTGGCTGGGGCTGCTATTCTTCGTGTACTGCAGACACTTTGTTCTCTCAGTTCAACTAGCACCCGTGACAATGGTGATACCACAAAGGATGAGGAGTGGGATGAGCACGCAACTATGTGGAAGTTAAATGTTGCACTGGAACCATTGTGGGAAGAATTGAGTGAATGCATTGGCACTATGGAGGCTGACCTGGCACAAAGCAACTTCTCATCAGTCATGTCAAATATTAACATTGGGGAGCATATTAATGGTCCTGCATCTGTTTCTCGTCCTCTTCCTCCTGGGACTCAGAGATTATTACCTTTCATCGAAGCTTTCTTTGTTTTATGTGAGAAACTGCAGGCAAAAAATTCCATCATGCAACAAGATCTTGTACATGCAACTGCAAGAGAGGTGAAAGAATCTGCAGGGACGTCATTTCCATTGCCTATGAAATCAAGTATGGATTCACTGAAAAGAGTTGATGGGGCTACCACATTTGTACGATTTGCTGAAAGGCACCGACGGCTTCTGAATGCTTTTGTCCGTCAGAACCCTGGGTTGTTGGAAAAATCACTTTCCATGATGCTAAGAGCTCCACGGTTGATTGATTTTGACAATAAAAGGGCTTATTTCCGCTCCAGAATTAGGCAGCAACATGAGCAACACCTTTCTGGTCCTTTGCGTATTGGTGTTAGGCGAGCATATATCTTGGAGGATTCTTATAACCAATTGCGTATGCGACCCACACAAGAACTGAAGGGGCGGTTGAATGTGCATTTTCAAGGTGAAGAGGGTATTGATGCTGGTGGTTTGACAAGAGAGTGGTACCAGTTGCTCTCTAGGGTCATTTTTGACAAAGGAGCTTTGCTCTTTACTACTGTTGGAAATAATGCTACCTTCCAACCAAACCCAAATTCTGTCTACCAGACTGAACATCTCTCATATTTCAGATTTGTAGGCAGAGTG GTTGCCAAAGCACTGTTTGATGGACAACTGATGGATGTTTACTTTACGCGTTCATTCTATAAACACATCCTTGGTGTGAAGGTGACTTACCATGATATAGAGGCGGTTGATCCCGATTACTATAAGAACTTGAAATGGATGCTAGAG AATGATGTGAGTGACATACCCGATTTGACATTCAGCATGGATGCAGATGAAGAAAAACATATTCTTTATGAGAAAACCGAG GTTACTGATTTTGAGCTTAAACCTGGAGGGAGAAATATAAGGGTTACAGAGGAAACAAAGCATGAGTATGTTGATCTTGTGGCTGATCATATCCTGACAAATGCTATTCGGCCTCAAATAAATTCTTTTCTGGAAGGATTCAATGAATTAATACCAGGGGAACTTATCTCCCTCTTTAACGATAAAGAGTTGGAGCTACTAATTAGTGGTCTTCCAGAAATTGACT TGGAAGATTTGAAGTGCAATACAGAGTACTCTGGTTATACAGTTGCATCTAATGCAGTCCAGTGGTTTTGGGAGGTTGTGAAAAACTTTAACAAGGAGGATATGGCAAGATTGCTTCAATTTGTGACTGGTACATCAAAG gttccTTTGGAGGGTTTTAAGGCATTGCAGGGTATTTCTGGTCCTCAGCGGTTTCAGATTCACAAGGCATATGGAGCTCCAGAGCGACTGCCATCTGCTCATACATG CTTCAACCAATTGGACCTTCCCGAGTACGCATCTAAGGAACAGCTTCGAGAACGCTTGCTCCTAGCAATTCACGAGGCCAGTGAAGGATTTGGGTTTGGCTAA